GATTTTCACCCGGGCGAATCACAACCGTATTTAAATCAAAGGTTTTTTTCTTTAGCCGAACCGTAATTTCTTTTCATCACCTACGGTATATTTATACGACTCATAACCCACATAGGTAAACACAATTCCAAGAATGGGTTCTGTTGAAGTAAGTTTGAATTTACCATCAATATCAGATATTGTTGTGTTTTCTGTACCAACAACACCAATATTTACAAAGGCAAGCGCTTGTTTTCCGGATGCATCAAGCACTTTCCCTTCTACTGAATATTGTGCAGAAAGGGGAAGAAAAATGGTGACTAGGAAAATGGTTAATTGTAAACGAAGCACTGGAATTTGTTTTGTGCTAAGGTAGGGGTTTTAGAGGAAATTAAAACCAACGAAACTTTTCTTGTCCCATTAAAAATTCATGATTCCAAATTTCAAAATCTACATATTCATTTTCAGGCAATATTAAAGGACGATTATCCTTATATTTATATGTAGTTGTACTAACATGCTTGCGATTACCACTTGTTGAATAATGGTCTACACATTTTATTATTCGACCTAAAGAATCGTATTCATACAAGCAAATATTTTCTTGAAAATCCTTTGATGATATACTAAGCGTATCAGTTGGAATAAACTTTCCATCGATATATTTATTTTCTATCGCCATAGCAGAGCATATTGTTTTTATTATTTGTCCCTTTTTATTTCTGTAGCAAATAAATTTGAATATTCTATAAGTGGAAGCAGCCGTTTCTGTAACCACATTATCAGCACCATACTCAAAATAAGTAGTGTAATGATTTTGAATCCATTTGTCTATTGAATCCTCTTTAGGATCTAGCTTATGTAAACGCCCTTCTTGATTATAATTAAAAAGCTCCTCTGAAATGCGATTTTTTTTATCATAGATAAAAACAGATGAACCAGAAAATTCATTCTCGATTAATTTAGGCAATTCTTCCTTTATTAATTTATTTTTGGAATTATACGAATATTTGAATAAAGCAGCAGTATAAACAGCCCAGCCTTGAAGAACAACTTCTTTTTTAACTTTAGCATACCCCGTAACTGACTTTATTTCACCATCTGCCTCAACCATTCCCAATTGTTGTGATGTATCAGAACTATCCCAAGGAACTAGAATGGGCTCATCAAACTCTTTTAAATTTTCAACAATTGACTTTTCAGTAACAGGTAAGTAGTTTAAGTATGGGTAGGAAATTATATTAACCAAACTGTCAGGATGCTTCTTACCATTATAATAATATCTTGAATCAAATGATCTAAATGCATTTTTTAAGTAGGTAGTATCATAAGTAATTTTTTGAATCAAAGCATTCTTCTCACCATATGAATAAACCGTTAATTTTTGAGACTCTCCTCCATAAAATGGAAACCCTTTATATTTTCTAGCTAAATTCCCTTCCTTGTCAAACTGATATGATATATCAACAAATGATGTATCTCCGGTTCCAAATTTACTTTTACGATGTATGATTTTTTGGCAATCTGAGAAATGATGAAAATCTGATATGTCGATTTTGT
This portion of the Bacteroidota bacterium genome encodes:
- a CDS encoding carboxypeptidase-like regulatory domain-containing protein, with protein sequence MLRLQLTIFLVTIFLPLSAQYSVEGKVLDASGKQALAFVNIGVVGTENTTISDIDGKFKLTSTEPILGIVFTYVGYESYKYTVGDEKKLRFG